In Nicotiana tabacum cultivar K326 chromosome 17, ASM71507v2, whole genome shotgun sequence, one DNA window encodes the following:
- the LOC142171828 gene encoding uncharacterized protein LOC142171828, with protein sequence MARQDAKASNVVVTGIITIGSYGAYALIDPGSTYSYVSPSFSIYLERGVESLNVTYIMVTIVGETISVDRVYKDCVIFIQGRDTIVDLLVLPISDFDVIMGMDCLASCCASIDCHSKLIHFDFPGEPCLVWKGITPLTEGKIISYVKARRMINNGCLGFIATVHDTRLEDVTIDSVPVVRKFADVFPEDLPELPPIREIEFSIDLVPGTQPISIPLYRLAPAELRGLKVQLQEILDKGLIRPISFLGHVVSRDRIQVDPRKIAWSNECEESFQKLKTALTTAPILTLPTSAGVFTIYCDASRVGLGYVLMQNGKVVAYAFRQLKNHEENYPTHDLELAAIALANRRVHIDHTLPGRLLAGLVAQLSLVGQVKARQFEDFHLAKLRDRVQNGGVKSFAIDREGDVKQLILEEAHNSRYSIHPGASKMYQDLRELYWWKVRLPRTFRKQDSVWVIVDRLTKTAHFIPVELRTTFHPHTDGQFERVIQILEDVLRACAIKFGGHWDDQLPLAEFTYNNNYQSSIQMAPFEALYGRKCRSPVGWFEPGEARLLGPNLV encoded by the exons ATGGCCAGACAGGATGCTAAGGCATCTAATGTAGTAGTCACAGGTATTATCACTATCGGTTCTTATGGGGCTTACGCTCTTATTGATCCTGgttctacgtattcatatgtatcTCCATCTTTTTCCATATACTTAGAACGAGGAGTTGAGTCTCTTAATGTGACTTATATTATGGTGACCATAGTGGGCGAGACTATATCTGTGGATAGAGTCTATAAAGACTGTGTGATATTTATTCAGGGCAGGGACACCATAGTTGATTTACTGGTATTGCCTATATCCGactttgatgtaattatgggtaTGGATTGTTTAGCGTCATGTTGTGCTTCGATTGATTGTCATTCCAAGCTTATACATTTTGATTTTCCCGGAGAACCATGTTTAGTGTGGAAAGGCATAACTCCTCTGACTGAGGGAAAGATAATATCCTATGTAAAAGCACGTCGAATGATTAATAATGGGTGTTTGGGTTTTATTGCTACCGTTCATGATACGCGCTTGGAAGATGTTACTATTGATAGTGTTCCAGTGGTTCGAAAATTTGCTGATGTGTTTCCAGAAGATTTACCCGAGCTGCCTCCGATAAGAGAAATTGAgttcagtattgatttggtgccaggaactcaacctatctctattcctcTATACCGTTTGGCTCCAGCGGAGTTGAGAGGATTAAAGGTTCAACTTCAAGAGATACTTGATAAGGGATTGatcaggccta TTTCCTTTTTGGGACATGTGGTGTCACGAGATAGGATTCAAGTTGATCCAAGGAAGATAGCG TGGTCAAATGAGTGTGAAGAAAGTTTTCAGAAATTGAAGACCGCATTGACTACAGCTCCGATTTTGACACTACCTACAAGTGCAGGGGTGTTTACtatttattgtgatgcgtctcgagTTGGTTTGGGTTATGTgctgatgcagaatggcaaggtagTAGCTTATGCTTTTCGACAGCTAAAGAACCATGAAGAGAattatccaactcatgacttgGAATTGGCTGCGATC GCATTGGCCAATCGGCGAGTGCATATTGATCATACATTGCCGGGTAGATTACTTGCGGGTTTGGTAGCACAATTATCCTTGGTTGGACAAGTCAAGGCTCGTCAATTTGAAGATTTCCATCTTGCTAAACTCCGAGATCGAGTGCAGAATGGTGGGGTTAAGTCATTTGCTATTGACCGTGAAG GTGATGTGAAGCAGTTGATTCTCGAAGAGGCTCATAACTCTCGCTACTCTATCCATCCAGGTGCTAGTAAAATGTATCAAGACTTGCGTGAATTGTACTGGTGGAAAG TTAGGTTGCCACGTACTTTTAGAAAACAGGATTCAGTATGGGTGATCGTGGACAGACTCACAAAGACCGCGCATTTTATACCG gttgagttgagaacAACTTTCCATCCACATACGGACGGACAATTCGAGCGGgttattcagatcttggaggacgtGCTTAGAGCTTGTGCAATTAAATTTGGTGGTCATTGGGACGATCAGTTGCCGTTAGCAGAGTTTACTTATaataacaactatcagtcgagtatACAGATGGCGCCGTTTGAAGCTTTATATGGTCGTAAGTGTCgttcaccagttggatggtttgaacctgGTGAAGCACGTCTATTGGGTCCAAATTTGGTTTAG